In Spirochaetota bacterium, the genomic window TTTCATCCCCCAATACAAACGCAGTGATGAGTTCAGTTGATAAAAAATATTATGGGGTAGCTTCCGGCACACTGGGAACCATGCGGCTGACAGGACAGGCTTTCAGTATGGGTATTGTAACATTAATATTAGCGTTACACATGGGAAGAGTTAAGATAACTCCTCAATATCACGTGGGATTTTTAAAAAGTTCTAGATTGTCTTTTATCATAATTTACAGCGTTATGTTTTGTTGGTATATTTGCTTCACTTGCACGAGGTAAGATTACACGATAATCTTTTTTAGAGGAAACGTCTGCAAACTAAATAATGAAATTTTATGAATCATATAATTAGATTTGGCATAAAAAAAGGGAGTATTTTCATACATACTCCCTTTGTTACAATATTATAGAAATTTTTATCAGTTACTATCGCTCAACCGTTAATGCATGCCCCATTCCACCACCAATACATAAGGTAGCTATCCCTTTTTTAGCATTACGTTTTATCATCTCATGGATAAGTGTAGTTAAAATACGGGCACCGCTTGCACCAATAGGATGGCCAATTGCTATCGCACCACCATTTACATTTACCTTTTCAACATCCCAACCCATCTCTTTGTTCACCACAACAGCCTGAGCAGCAAATGCCTCATTGGCTTCAATTAAATCTAATTCATGAACTTTCCATCCTGCTTTCTCCAATGCTTTTTTGCTGGCAGGTATTGGGCCTGTTCCCATTAATGCAGGATCAACTCCTGCTGAAGCATATGAAGCAATACGGCATAATGGAGTAATGCCAAGTTTTTTTGCCATGTCTGCTGACATTACTACTGCTGCAGCTGCACCATCATTAATTCCCGATGCATTCCCAGCTGTTACAACGCCATCTTTTTTGAATGCGGGTTTTAACTTTGAAAGTGCTTCCATGGTTGTACCAAATCGTGGGTGTTCATCAGTGTCAAAAAGTACTTCACCTTTTTTATCCTTGATAGGGACAGGAACTATCTCATCTTTAAATTTTCCCGATTTTATTGCCGCTTCTGCTTTTTGTTGGCTTTTCAACGCAAATTCATCCAGTTCTTCACGTGTAAGCCCCCACTTTTCTGCAACATTTTCAGCAGTTATGCCCATATGATACTGATTGAAGGCGTCCCATAATCCATCTTTGATCATAATATCTATTAATTTATCTTCACCCATCCGGTAGCCCCAGCGTGCTTTTTGCAATGCAAATGGTGCTGCACTCATATTTTCAATACCGCCAGCAACTATGATGTCGGCATCACCTGCTTTTATAATCTGC contains:
- a CDS encoding acetyl-CoA C-acetyltransferase, which encodes MRDVVIASIVRTPVGTFGGTLKDVSAVELGVIVVKEAIKRAGITPEQVENVILGNVLQAGLGQNTARQVLVHAGIPLEVPAMTINKVCASGLRSVSLAAQIIKAGDADIIVAGGIENMSAAPFALQKARWGYRMGEDKLIDIMIKDGLWDAFNQYHMGITAENVAEKWGLTREELDEFALKSQQKAEAAIKSGKFKDEIVPVPIKDKKGEVLFDTDEHPRFGTTMEALSKLKPAFKKDGVVTAGNASGINDGAAAAVVMSADMAKKLGITPLCRIASYASAGVDPALMGTGPIPASKKALEKAGWKVHELDLIEANEAFAAQAVVVNKEMGWDVEKVNVNGGAIAIGHPIGASGARILTTLIHEMIKRNAKKGIATLCIGGGMGHALTVER